The segment tttgttaaaccaagttaaatgcatagtttactctttgctaatccaaaaatcatgaaactaattttgttagtctttttacatgatcctatatcttttaaaaatacatgaactcatgaattagttattgtaacatgcatgattgtgtaaatgtgttgcgactagattaattcataactgacccatcacacctcaaaaattagtaaaaccactttcattagtttatttatactatgatttatgtagaaaaaataatagtagacatgaaaaagttaattaaagtgctgtttcttaatatattcactttatgcttgtgaactttataaaaatcatagagaatttaataaaactctaaataaagtgaaatcaattttaaagattctatTAAAATAcgtttatacaagaaaaatatgtgtttgcatgttacacttttccttaacatgagttaataactgagccgcacgcttcaattttttttcatttttttcaaactttctccctatagaatatgatgcaaacgacattatttttgaaaatttttatGGAGAAGGTGAATAAAGTTTGTAAAAAGGGTTCCGCGCAATTGCTTGTTATCTGCTTCATCATCGCCATCGACTGCTTATGATCTGCTTCCTATTTGTTGTCATCTTCTGCATCGTCATCATAGGGGCTTTAGCGTCGCTCGTTGCCGATTGATATGTTTGCTATGATTAATCTTATTTTAATCATGATGAGCAGTATTGTATCGTTAATGTTATGGAGTATATTAGACATATGTAGTTATGTtatatatgtgtctaggttatACTTTTGTTACAGAATAATAATAGTATATCATTTTATTTATGATTTatttaataattaaattaaatctaaaagtatGTATTTATTCAATAATTACCTATTAGACAACGGGATGGGGATGAGAATGAGGATGAGGCCGATGGGTCTACAAATAGGGTAAAAAGTATACCCTATCAGCTATACGGTAGCCTCAGCATCAGAACAAGAACTTGAGTACTTGACTCTCCCAAACTCTATTTCTTAATGATATTTTAAGATTTAACAATCAATACTAGTCCACGCGGTACACATTTCCTTAGGGACGATGTGGATCgtcatcttgctagtgtctGCTATATATGCAAGCAGGCATGTGAAACTCGTGCACCTGAGCCAACGACCAGGCATGCATGTGCTTGGTTTACCTAGTGAGCCTGACGTTCATAAATCGACAACGACCCCATGACTTGCGTTTTGAGTGTACAGTGAGAATAGTACGAATATTTCACGTCAAAACAAAGAGATCGgtacaaatatatatagagCCTGATGAGACTGATCGTTGTGAAGGACGCTTACACGATGTTTAGATTTAGAAGTAAGTAGCAACATTTGTATTAATAGTAGAAGATAAACATTTGGTAGATTTAAAAACAATCTTTTTAGTTCAGCAAGCGTTTAAAATTTGCTACTGTTAAGAGCTCTAACAAGAGTGTGTGCGTTTGTCTTATAACAAGCATAATGATTAAAATCTAAACATTGTTTATACGTGCTTGTTTTAGATGAATTAAAATtaggtttagattttttttattactttAAAAAAGTGTTCTACAGTTTGTTTTAAGTAATCAACTTATTTAGAAAGAGCTGGACACTAGTCATAAGCAATATTCATGGATTTCTTTTATTTACGATAATTAGAGCATTAAAAAATCTCATGAGTAGTCATGTCATTAGCTATatgagaaactctagtattagtATCATACAATTTTAATTCAAGAATTAAGTAATTAGAACAGGAAGTTGAATCAAATAAATTAGAAGTTGAACAACTAACATTTTATGTTTATTTGCAATTCTACACAATACGTTTCtcattcttttcaattttatCTTTAAGTTTCTCAAtagtagaagcatgaacatctctaagagaagtaagctctgaataaattaagtcacatgatttGCAAGCATCAACATTAAAAATTAATGTTTTAAGttttgcaatttcagaattaagAGACTTAATCAAAACATCacgtttcttaattttcttgtttcttttatctaagagtgtaccaagacgaACAACAATATTAGACAATTCAACACAAGTAAGTAAACTGCATTACCGTCGCTGTCAAATTCATTCTCGGTAGAGCTTTATTTGTTGCgtgccatgagacacaacccTGTCAATTCACGTATCATCTTGGCCTTTGATGTAATGTCATCTTTGCGGCTCTCCGAATCAACATCGCTCAAATTAACTTGATCAAGTGGcaaaagaactcgatgcaccaCATTGCGGTTTataaagctcttcttcttcttgtcgttGAAAGATCACGTCCTTTTCACCTTCTCCTCACTTGATGCTATACCTACAAGTTTAGGACAATTGAGATGCATATGCTTGAGATCACCATACTCAAAGCATATTTTAGACCTTCACTTTCTCTCTTGCTCATTCTCATATTCTGCAAAGCTTTATTAATATGAGTAGTAGAGAGTAGTACCAAATCACTCTTAGAATTTTTCTCAAGTTGATCATCGGTTTACGAAGATAAGAAGGATAAAACAAAACTTGATGAACAagattcaaaattagacatgTTATGTTGGGAAACTAAAGCAATTGatttgaatttttctagaaaagatatttagctcatgagtttttaatttagattaaataATATCTAATATAAGTGTACTCATGACAGTAGATTATCTAGTAATGTAACTTCCATTTCCCATATTGACATATATAAATCTCCTAATAATTAACGTGTATTTTTAACATCCGTATATTTAATATTAACAACACTTAAATtgttaagaattttattaaagtGAGAAAATAAATCATCAAGCGACTCACCAtgcttcatctcaaatttcatgtaATATTTCTTCAATAAATCTTGATATATCTCTTTTATAGTAGATGAACTCCCATGGTAGTTACAAAGTACTTTTCATACCTCGTGTGTCGACTTGAGATGTACAACTTGATCAAAATCGATCCTTCCTAAACCTTGTATAATCAAGTTCCTCGTCTTGTTATTCGCTCAACTTGTGGCATGTTTAGTGCCATCACTTTATTATTCTCCGAAATCTCATATAGTTTGTACACCTTCTTCTAAATATCAAAACCCTGTGCTTGAATGTAAGCCTCCATCTTCGCCTAGCTCAAACGTCCCGCGTGACCTCCTAACTGTCCTGATCTCAATTTCTTTATGAACTTAATCTCCGTCCTTATCACTGATCATGTTTGCCGTCAGGACACACAATTCCGAGCACAAGTTCTTCAAACTTGACTCACGTCAATCCACACGATATCATCATTATGCTAAACACTTTGCTTTTGACAATTTCTATCACAAAATCCAatgtttcatcacatatgacCTCACATGTTTGTGACAAACAATGTGCTTATAACATGGAACGCAGTGTTAAATTTTAGCGGGACCCAAAGTGTCAGCCCAACACTCTCAGCTATACGGTAGCTTCAGCATCAGAACAAGAGCTTGACTCTCCCAAACTCTATTTTCAATGATATTTTAAGATTTAACAGTCAATACTAGTCCACGCGGTACACATTtctttagggtctgtttggttgcctgcataCGCTCAGTTTGACCCATATGAGTcatgcaggctgagttgagatAGGCTGGAGAGATGCAGTAGGGGCTATTTAGTTGGTTGCATGTGGTCAGTCTGtctgagaagagattgtgtttggttgcccgtatAAGTATATattgcattacaaaggaactcacttttttaccaaataacatagggttgaaaatatttttataaatgaGTACATCACacgataagaatattagtgaattttttttataatttttagagaattttaattaaatattaatttagaatttttgatcaaactaattaaaatgggttgctagtgagctctagtttgctcacgaaaatatttagaatttttggatcactCTTGTACccttaaataaaatctaaagttaaataaaaaaatagtgttttTGCACCAGGCGAGCCGGCCCGGCGCGTACGCCTGATTCCGACGTACGCGCGGAGCCAAACTCGCTCGATGCATTTGAACGGGAGGGTGCAGGCGAGAAAGCCGATCCGAGCAACCAAACGAGCGGGTGAGCATCTGCATCCACGGATGCTTGCACGCGCAGAGCGGAGCAACCAAACACGTCCTTAGGGATGATGTGTGGATCgtcatcttgctagtgtctGCTATATATTCAAGCAGGCATGTGAAAATCGTGCATCTGAGCCAACGACCAGGCATGCATGTGCTTGGTTAACTTTGTGAGCTTGACGTTCATAAATCGACAACCAACCCCATGACTTGCGTTGAGATTTTACAGTGAGAGCAGTACGAATATTTCACGTCAAAACAAAGAGATCGGTACGAATCTAGAGACTGATCGCTGTGAAGGACGCATGATTGCATGCAAAGTTACTACTTTGCAGGGATTCTGTAACTTGCCAACCCGTGCTATTGTACCTCTTGAGAAAATATAGCGGCAGCTGCAATTCGACCCTGATTAACAGTTTCAGCATCGAGGAAACTTCAGTGGTTTAATTTGACCTTGGCACATAGGAATGTGCCGTGCGAGTTAATCTGCAAGCTATCTCTACACCTCTTCCGTAATTTCGAGTTAATCTTCTTATCCCATGTCCATGTTACAGATCACGTACATTATCTCATGTGATGTCAAAGAGCGGTGTGGCCGCTCGGTCAAAAGCGCGAGGCCACGTGAAGCGCTTGTAATAGCATGCGTTGGAGTTTGCCGATCATGAGAGGCACAGTTGGATCTGCCGCTCGGAACTCCCTATGTCGGAGCATTCCACATTGAACCTTAGTTCAAAATTGGCTGTGCTCAGCTTTTGGGTCCTCTACAGTGTTTTTCATATTAGAAGCGACTGCTGAAAATGAAAGCGTTATAATAAGCCCCAAAATGAATGTTTAAAATTCCAAACAATTTTCCATGCTTTTCCTACCTCCATCCCAACACCAAATCGATCTAGGCAAATTCTTCTGGTTTATAATTCTTTGATTTACGTATGCATGTTAGATAATGTGATCTCGGCCAGCTGAAACCCGTAACTTAAGGGGTCGGTGAACAGAACGCGCCATGATTGGGTGGGGTTGCCATTCATTGGCATGAGATGGTGCTGCTCGGGTGATGGCAATGGCCAGACATTGTGCTCCGAGAATCATGGGGCAAGGTGACGAACTACGGCGTAGAGCGGCGGCGTAGCAAAGGAGACCAACAACGGCGAGTCGGAGCGTCCTAGTGGTGGCGCAGATCACAAAGCAAATCGGTGGTCAGCCAACGTGCGGGGCAGGCGCACGCGAGAATAGTGCCGATGGCGATGAACATTCAACGAGATCCAATCTGCATGGATTCGAGCTCTATACCGCTTGTTAGGAATTGGATCTTAGGAACACGAGATTTAATAGGGAAAACCTCTCTCTAATCCTGAGTTAAAAAACCATAGGAGACGATGTCTATTATTTTAGTATAAGGTACAAGCTACAAAGGTGACACATATTTACAGACGTTGAGGAGTTATATTGGACTAGAATTCTATCTGGTATTTAAGCATAATAACTTAAAAATAATTAACACTGTACTGCTGTCTGCTACTCAACCAGCAGGCATGTGAAAACCGTGCTTGGTGAACCTCGAGCCAGACGTTCATTAATCGCAAACCAACCCCGTCACTTTCAGTTCATAGTCATATATACAGTGAGATTGGTATGTAGAGCCTGATCGATCTGACTGATCGCTGCGATCGATCCACAACGGTGATTGAACATTGCACAGTATGAAGCGCTGGAGCCTCCCCGCGGCAGCCCCAGCCGTCGCCGCCATCGTTTTTCTCCTCTCCACCACGGCCATACGGTCTGCGGCCGCGGCTGCCGTCGAGCACACGTTCGTCGTAAGCATGACTCTTTCTCCTTGCGTCTGATCTCCACCATCGATCTTAGTATCCTACTATGCCATTGAAGTGTTAACTAGCATGACCACTACTTCTTTTTCGATAATGAACTAGAGTGACCATCGATGCATGCTTGATTTGTTGGAACACGCATGCATATAGGTGAGCAAGATGAACATGACGCACTTGTGCAAGGAGACGCTGGTCAGCGTGGTGAACGGGCAGCTCCCGGGGCCGGCGATAGAGGTCACAGAGGGAGACTCGGTGACCGTTCATGTCGTCAACAAGTCACCCGACAACATAACAATCCATTGGTAATCAATTGCTTCCTTTGTCCAAAGAAAAAAGGCCTACCTACACTTCAAACACAACAATTTTCTCTACAATGGATTCAGTCGGTGTGTCAAGTTCTCAAAATCCAGTTGGTTTGATCCAAGCGCCTAGGATGTTTCAAGCATTGCGAAATAGCAAATTAATTTCGTTTCTATTTTTTCGAATCTATCTTTTGTATTTTCTGATGTAGGCATGGATttcgtttttattttttgaatctttcttTTGTGTTTTCTGATGCAGGCATGGAGTGAAGCAGCGGCTGAACTGTTGGGCCGACGGAGTGCCGATGATTACCCAATTGCCCATCTTGCCGAACCACAATTTTACCTACCGGTTCGACGTTGCTGGGCAGGAAGGCACCCTGTGGTGGCATGCTCACGTCTCCTGCCTCCGGGCAACCCTGCACGgcgccttgatcatccggccGAGAGATGGGGCCGGCTCATATCCGTTTCCTAAGCCTCATAGGGAGATCCCAATCGTTATAGGTTTGTGATTTATTCAACATTTGATCGTCTAAGGCATGAGAACATAGGAAAATTAAACGCCAATTTCTAATTAGGTCCGGAAAAATGTCATGTTCCTGTGGGAAGAATCGGACTGTTTTTTACTTTGGCATGGTTGCACAACTAGCTAGCAGATGTGCAATGTTTTCGCACCAGGTTCTGAGCTGAACTGTTGTTATTGTGGATTATTTTGATGATGGCAGGGGAATGGTGGGCGAAGGACCTTGCAAAGGTGGCCAGGAACATGTCGCATAATTTGTTTGCAGATTACTCCAGTGCATCCACAATCAATGGCAAGCTTGGAGATCTCTTCAACTGCTCTGGTAATCAAATTATCGGATGTATGTCCATGCATGTCGGAACGATACCTTCTTTTTCACTGAATAAATTGCTTCAATTGATCGATCTCTGAAGGCGCCGTGGAAGATGGCTACGTGCTGGACGTGGAGCCCGGCAAGACCTACCTGCTACGAGTAATCAACGCTGCGCTATTCTCCGAGTACTACCTCAAGATAGCCAGGCACAAGTTCACGGTAGTCGCCGCCGATGCCAACTACGTCACCCCCTACACCACGGACGTCATTGCGATCGCGGCCGGCGAGACGGTCGACGCCCTGCTGGTCGCCGATGCGCCCCCTGGCAGGTACTACATGGTCGCCCTGCCCAACCAGGCACCATTGCCTGACACCCAAACCCCGGAGTACAGCACGAGAGGGATGGTGCAGTACAGCAACGACCACAACTCCGGCAATGGCGCAGCAGCGCTGCGCTCAAGTCGCagtgccgaagaagaagaagaagatggaggtCCATCCGGTGATGTGCCAGTAGCGCCTGAGATGCCTGACAAGCACGACACAATTACATCATTCTACTTCCACAGCAACCTGACCAGCCTGCGCCACCGACGGCGCTCGCAGGTGCCGGCGCGAGTCGACGAGAGCTTCTTCATCACACTCGGCCTGGGCTCCATCTGCCGTCGTGGTTATCCGGCATGCAAGAGGAGCGGGAACAACGAGTCCTTGCTCGTGGCAACCATGAACAACGTTTCCTTCCAGCTCCCCGCGGTGACGACTCCACTGCTAGAAGCTCACTACTACCACACCAACGCCGAGGACACGCTACAAGTACTTCCTGCCAAGCCGCCGAGGGTGTTCAACTTCACCGACCGCACCTTGATCGCGTTTGGACCCAAGGAGGGTCATCTAGAGCCGACGTCCAAGGTGACAATGGCGCGGCGGTTCCGGCATGGCacggtggtggaggtggtgttCCAGAGCACGGCGCTCATGCAGGGTGACTCCAACCCGATGCACCTACACGGGCATGACATGTTCGTGCTCGCGCAGGGGCTAGGTAACTACGACGCAGCCAAGGATGTGGCTAGGTACAACCTGGTGAATCCCCTGGTCAAGAACACCGTGCTCGTCCCGAATCTTGGGTGGCTCGCCCTCCGATTTGTCGCCGACAATCCAGGTGCGTACAAGTTATTACTGTCAGTTGCATTTGTTTGGAAAGCTATACAATTACAAATCATAACAAAATGTCGTCTTCCCCTCAAGTCTCAATTTTACATGGTTTTATTTTATGACACTCCAATCGAACCGTATCGAAAACTTTTTTTAAAGAAACTTATTTCATGTTTATTTGCTTACAactaattttttaacttttcatTTCTTCCTTGCTTTTCCTTATATATGCACCCCTATTTGTCAGTTGTCGTTTGGCTGTTGAAGTAGCACCCCCGAGATCTAATACTTTCTCTTATACGTTTGTACAGGGGTATGGTTCATGCATTGCCACTTTGAATTCCATTTGTCCATGGGCATGGCGGCAGTTTTCGTGGTAGAGGATGGGCCAACATTGGACACATCCCTCCCTCCACCGCCTGTGGATTTTCCGACATGTGGCCATGACAATAATCAGCTGCAAAATGAATTCTACCTCGCGACTGAGAAAACTGAAGTCTTAGGCATAAACGAAgtctaaaagaaataaaatgcaCCCATTCAGTAGGGTGTTGTGCAAGGACGACCTGATATGCGGACAAATAAACTTGTGTAAGGGAGAATTGTATCCATGCTTTTGTATTGGATGTAATATAGGCAGACTGCAACCTTGCTTTTGCATAAATAAATCTCTGCCACTTACCCTAAAAAACCTTATGTTCGTTTCGAGATATTTTAAGCATTAATACAGATACAGCTTGTGTGCTAGTGCCTGCTGTTCAACAAACAGGTGGGCCCATGACCAGGAAGTCATGGTCCAGCCTGTAATAAGCATGAATCAGTTTTGATATGCATCTTGCCATTCATGTATgcaatttatatttttgtacccTCTCCATTTCACTATATCTGTTCATGTCCCACCATAGGCACTAAGGAAGTATCACTACTACGGACACGATTTTTCCAAGGAACAGGTTACAGTGGGATTTCATTATATTGGTTCATAGCCCACCATACCACCGTTACTACAGAAATAATTTTTCTAAGAAATAAATTACAGTGAGATTTTTGGAATTGATTATAGTAAAACTACTATAGTCGGTTCTGTAGTTTAGACAAACTAAAACTGGCTGTTTAGCAAGAACTAACTATAATAATGATCCATAACATTCAGTTTATAGTAAGAACTAACTATAATATGTTACAATATTCAACGCAAGAAATAAGCTCAGAAATATATTGTGATGTTCaatgtcaatcttcatatgttaTACGAAAcaaaagcaaataaataagtaccaataaaaaatagatttggaCATATATTTTAAGATGTGGAAGATATTTTGTATTGAGGAAATAATTTCTATATTAATATCTATATGGGATGAAAAGAGATAGACACTTTAAAACATTTGTATTGGGAGTGGACAATAAGAATGTGTGGTCACCACCATACGCTACATTAACCTTTTGAGCCTGACATTCATAAATCGCCAACCAACCACAGTACTTCCTTTCAGAGTCGTAAATAGACGTTACTAGTATATAGTCATTATATAGAGCCTGATTCATGCAAAGTCACTTTGCAGGGATTCTGTAACTTGTCCTATGCGGCTGATTGATAGATCAGCATTTAAAATCAACCAGCAGCAGCGGCgagcctttttttccttttttaccGTGACCGTTGTCCTGGGAGAGGGTGTGAGCCAGTGGCGCGATCAGGAATCAGTAGATACGTCATTTCACCAATTTATTGCAAGGTATTCCCTCCGTTTACCAATAATTGGAAACTttaattttactatttaaaatttgatcgatttttttacaaatacataagtaaatatttataaatgtatgatattataaaaatacttttaataaCATATCAAGTGATACTTATGTATATCTGAAGCGCCCCAGGTTATCTGGCGTTTAAAACCATTATTACACCAGTTTCTGAATCAGTCACTGGTAAATAAGAATCTTATAACAGGTATTATCAATGCCATACAACACGAGGGACAGTGAGCATAATCCACCATCCTAATAACACATACAACACTAAGCTCAAGTGCATTATTAAAAGGATCCACGACAACAGAGTACACAGCAGAGACAGCATGACGAACACGCCACTCCACAGgtaactcgggtgcggacgcgaccaagCCTACTCGTCTGCCTCGCCGTCTGCCTAGGTGAAGTTCGGGTCgtcctctgaaagcacaagcaaaGATGAGTACAAGAGTAATCAACAAGTCTCAACCCTTGTCCTACGGCAGGGGTACGAATACATGCATAAGAGGATGATAAGGATAAGTTGTAAGGTtgaattttatagaaaaataagtTGTACACATGCATGGTTCAATTTATGTAAAGCGGTTTATGAAAACGATATCGGTAATAAAATATGGTTGTCTAAATTTTATTGTTACTGGACACCCTATCCATGGCAACCCACGGCACACGGCCGGACCTATATTCCAAAACAGGGCACACCTTGCCCAATCACTCACAAGGAGAACACACGCAACACATGCTAGTTGCTGTGACCGAACCATAGTTCGTCCATGATCgtggacacagctattcgaatagttttacctctgcagagttatacactttacccacaagctgaacTCGACAACATTCCACCGTCGTGGAAGCgtgactcaacaaagccattacccactaCAGCATCATCTCACTAACCGCCTACGAGAGCTAACCGGGGGTTCATGACCTTTagctaggcctccaaccgggtAGTCAAGCCTGCACcgcctgcacctgctccatgaTTCCCCCGCTGCACGACTGCCTCCAAACGGTAGTAGACTAGCTGGGGGATTTAGACTGAGCCCTGCCCATATAGGGtcgagtggttgtactgtatagattaggtaggatgtcacatcaactcggtccttaaacgagcTAAGGAAAACACCTCCACGTGGAGTCTGCCATATGGACAGCACTCCTCCTGAGGCCTGTCATACCGACATCACTCTGACTCCCTAGGCATTCCTGAaggaaccctgatttgccccGGCTCTAACCCAAACTCAGGTATTATCATTATCATCCAACAAGGCTCTACCCAACCATAATCcacacaacaccaacaccaagtttTACACCTTTGAAAAGCTAGATATGATTAAGCATGAAGTAATGGTAAAGATTATTgttcctaagcatactagtacaAGGTAATCGCGTAGGTATAAGTAAAGTAGCTATGGCGAGATCCTAGGTTTACCAAGATTAATCACACAGGATAAACGCGAATGGATGGCTAAGCTACATTAGGATATAACTAGATCAATAATTTAAAGTACGCCAACTAGTAATACTGCATGCATTATATCGCGGTAAAAACGGCTGCTACGGGTTGTGTTGATAAAAccgggttcaatatgatcaaagggaAAACAGATTGGGACTTGCCTTCGCTGAAGTCCTCAAGGGGGTCCTGCTCGAACTCCTGAGTTCCtggcaccacctcctcctcctcctcaacaaTCTCTTCGGCTTCTAAACGTGATAAACAAACAACAAAGTAAcacaaaaataaatacaaataaaatataaataaatttagaataaatatgaaaatggtAGGAATAATTAGAGCTCAAATTTAGAAGAAGATCGGTGGAataatcgtcgaaatcggagttaAAACGGAGGATTTATGGGCTTTGGAAGTTTGCCGGGAATTTAAtttgggaaaaagaaaaagggagaaTATTCTACTGAAATTCGGTTTTCTGGAAAAAGTGAAAGAGTACTATGCACGGTGGGCTGTATATGGCGTTGGGCTTGGCTAGTGGGCCGGCCTTCTGGACCGAAGCGGCCCACGGTGGTCCGCTGGGCCCGCCTATCTGATTAGTACAGAGAGAGGGGGAGCGATAGAGTCGGTCGGCGCGGTGATAGTCCTCCGGAGCGGCTAGGGACGACCGAGCCGGGGGCTCCACGGTGGCGCGCTCGCTGGAGCCTCGACGAAACGGGGCTCCCAACCACCAAACTCGTCGGCGAGACCAccaggagggagagggaagcaTGGGGAGTTCATTTTCGCAGAGAACCGAGCGAGGGAGTGAGCGGAGATGGCCGGCGGTGAGTAGCCATCGGCATAGCTCGGGTAGCTCGGTGGGTGTCTTGGTGAGGGCATGCTTGGTGTGGTGCTCGGTGGCCAACAATGGCAGTGTTTGGTAGCTCGACCGAGGAGATCACCGGGGAGGTAATCtcggcggagagagagagagagagagagagagagagagagagagagagagagagagagagagagagagagagagagagtagtgaGAGTGGGAGAGGATGTGAGAGTGAGAAGCTTGCCTCAAGAGCTTGGGTGGCTGCGGTTAGGAGAGGCAGAGCTTGGCGAGGCTGTTTATAGGCGGGGAGGAGGCGGGAGCTTCGCCGGTCGAAGGACGGCGACGAGGACACTCGGCGTGCTCGACCGTAGGTGACTTGAAAGCTGTCGCAGGCAAGAGGACGGTGACCGTGCGAGCCTCTGTATGTGCAGGCCGAGTGGGCGAAGGAGAAAGAGGGGGCCGAGGCTTGCGGTCGACAACGCGGTGTCCAGCGGTGTCCGGCGGCTGACTTTTTCGCGCTCGGTTGTCGTTGGTACAGCGGGGAGGTGACAAGCTAGGCAGGGGAGGGGACAGGAGGAC is part of the Phragmites australis chromosome 12, lpPhrAust1.1, whole genome shotgun sequence genome and harbors:
- the LOC133887529 gene encoding laccase-15-like, which translates into the protein MKRWSLPAAAPAVAAIVFLLSTTAIRSAAAAAVEHTFVVSKMNMTHLCKETLVSVVNGQLPGPAIEVTEGDSVTVHVVNKSPDNITIHWHGVKQRLNCWADGVPMITQLPILPNHNFTYRFDVAGQEGTLWWHAHVSCLRATLHGALIIRPRDGAGSYPFPKPHREIPIVIGEWWAKDLAKVARNMSHNLFADYSSASTINGKLGDLFNCSGAVEDGYVLDVEPGKTYLLRVINAALFSEYYLKIARHKFTVVAADANYVTPYTTDVIAIAAGETVDALLVADAPPGRYYMVALPNQAPLPDTQTPEYSTRGMVQYSNDHNSGNGAAALRSSRSAEEEEEDGGPSGDVPVAPEMPDKHDTITSFYFHSNLTSLRHRRRSQVPARVDESFFITLGLGSICRRGYPACKRSGNNESLLVATMNNVSFQLPAVTTPLLEAHYYHTNAEDTLQVLPAKPPRVFNFTDRTLIAFGPKEGHLEPTSKVTMARRFRHGTVVEVVFQSTALMQGDSNPMHLHGHDMFVLAQGLGNYDAAKDVARYNLVNPLVKNTVLVPNLGWLALRFVADNPGVWFMHCHFEFHLSMGMAAVFVVEDGPTLDTSLPPPPVDFPTCGHDNNQLQNEFYLATEKTEVLGINEV